The Liolophura sinensis isolate JHLJ2023 chromosome 6, CUHK_Ljap_v2, whole genome shotgun sequence genomic sequence TATCACAAGAATTTGAATGGTTAATCttaaatgtttacttatttttttccccacttaattgttatttaatgcaatactcatgaatttttatactttcttgatggcagtcagttttagaGGTGGATGAAAGCGGAGTACCCGATTGTGAACACAAACTTTTGGGTAACTGACCcgcatgtgacatacagatatacatgccaTATGATGACACTGAAAATGGTCTTCAATGATATCGCGCTTGTATAAGCCATGGCCTTGTCCCCTTTAATCTTTTCATCCACTAGATTAGTGCAAGCAATACCTCAACTCTCTGGTCATATCCGTACACAGCTGAACGGCTATTGTCCAGTAGACCTATGAGGCCACTCCTAAACTGTAGCATTACTGCTGCGCTGTCCACATCACCAATCTCTGCATACGCTTTGCTGTAAGCATGGCCCTTAGCTATGACAGACTCTGGAATTTCATTGGCTAACCAGTAATCATATCAAAGTCATGAACCATGCTGTCTAGAAAAATGCCACCTgtggaaaaagtgaaatattgttttcagggcattattaaaacatcaaatcaatCATCCAAGAAAAGGGCCCTACTCTTAAGTGTTCATTAGGCTTTTTCTCTCAGTAATTTTCCTATTGAGACCCTATTCTTTCTGACTAGGAGTAGAGGATGAATGAGGCACTACATTACACAATTGAGATCTGGTGAAAAATACCTTGTTGATTATCCTTACAGATTACACTGTAAGTAAACAATCAATAAGTAAAAACATAACAAGTACTTCACACAAAATTGTGACCAATAATATCAGCTGAAAAATACTTCAATGATTATTGTTACAATGAAGCAAACAATCACAATCACATGAAGTGTTTCACACCAAGCAACAGCCATATTATAAACCTGATCAGAACCTATACTGATTTGAGGTAAAAATGTAAGAATTAAAACCACGTGGGTGAAACAAGCAACCACAAATAGAACACTGACCTGAGAGCTTCATGTAGGCTGGGTTACAATGTGATGGCGGATCTCGACTGCAAATTTTGATCATTCGTAACTCTCCAATGTCACCTTGTTTGATAGACTGATGCATTTTCCGTAGTTGAGGATCATGGCgcctaaaaaagaaaaaaacacacattaaaaACATGCAGCTGTTATCGCATTGGTTCAAATTCCAAGTGGACTATAATGTGATATCTTGATTGATGAGCACGTATTAAATTGCAGTCATAGTCAGGGAATACAAGAACCATGAAGTTTCCAAAACTTGATCAAGACCAGCAAAAATAGTGAGACTGAGTGAGAATGAGTGAGACTTAATATCATGGCAGCAATCTGCTGAATTTAGCTGGACAGCTTGGCTGTTAGAGAGGTTGGGCTAAACAACTTAAgccatgagttcaagttctCACTGGAGCCAGTATTTTTACTATAGTCTCAATACACCTGTAGCTGGAACATCTACTAAAGTATGTATTAGGAAACGTAagtttgttttcagtttcaCTGACTTTATGAAGAAAtccatgttttcttttaattgtttaatttctAATGAAGTATAATGTACACCACATGGACAATAGTCATTACTGGGATCTAAGAAATATGTCAGATGATCATTCAGGTAATacacacctgaaaaaaaaaataagaccataATGTTCcttcataaaatattaaatacaaatatcatTCGATTGTTAGCattctgttgtatttatttattactggaCTGCATGGTCTTTTACATTGCATTAAAGATATGTTTTATGATATGTTAATCGTAAATgaggtaaaaaagaaaaaaacagctaCCTATTGAAGGCACAGAACAGCACCTTATTTTTGAGCTTGGCCTTTTTATACAGTTTGTCTGCAGCCTCCAGAGACAGCGCAATGGGTTTTCTCTGTGAACACATGCTTACCTGAGGGGACAAATCAACACatttcataaaacaatcaatggCAGTTCTACCAAACATGGAATGTGACAAACCTTGGGCAAATTGGTCTAATAAGCaggcaaacatacaaatgaaacatacttgattattttttaatgtcATGACTTTTCCACTTACACAATAGTATTTAGTTTTATGGACGGAGGAAAATGCAGTGCACAgagataaaccactgacccaaacactgacaaactttctcatatGTAATGTACAGATCTGCACAGCCAATTGGCGGTAGACAAGTGGTCTACCATCGATCACTTATTATCACTATTAAAGGCCTTATAAGCAGTGAGCACAGTCTACATAATCTGTGCTGCATACCAGTTTTGAACCTGCAACTTATATGTCCTAACGATTGAAAGAAAAATGCCTTTAACAACTAGACCACAGCCCGCTCTCAAATGCAACTCAAATTATGGTATTCTATTAAAGACGATCTATACAAATTCAACAACATAGTAACATCTCTGGACCAGAATATTATGATTTAATTAGTTAAATATTTATGTCCACAATTAGGAAGACCACTTATTAAAATAGTTCCCAAATATAGGCATTTCAATATTATGTTATCATATTTCAtgcaagtaaaaaaaatctactGCTATAACTTTGTGATTTGTATTAATGTTAAGATAACAGATTTGCATTCTGATGTTGATTTCACTTCCTGAAGTGAAAGacttaaatatgaaatattatatttattttttacccttttgaaaaatttgaatttgaaaataagaCACACAGAGAAACCTACAATTATTTCAACAGCTAGGACCATAAACTATGCATAAAGGAAGTACTGAAAGTGTGAAACCTACAACAATGTCAAAATGTAGGGTCATAAACTACAGATATGTATAAAACATGCACTAAAGTGTGAAACCTACAACAATGTCAAAATGTAGGGTCATAAACTACTGGtatgtataaaacatgtacTAATGTGTGAAACCTACAACAATTTCAACATGgaggaaataaacaatgtatCAAATGTGTACTTAAGTTTTGACTTTGTGGACTCAGATGTGGATGTCAATTCTTATTACTTATGATAAAACTTAggaataataacaataataatttaaagTTCTTTAACTTTGTATCTCCAGTTTATATTTAGCAGCTTCCTATAACATACCTGCGGCTAAGGCGGCCTCAATCAGAGCTTCATGGTGAGGTGCTGGTGTGCATACCAAGATGGCTGTCactcttaaaaaacaaaaacaaaaaaaatcattggaATTTATGTTTCTTTCCTGCACCAAGTATTATTTTGACAGAGGCTAgctgtttggtacaggacaaaaacTGTCATTCAAGGAACATTGTATCTTTTTTAATGAAGTGAACATATGCGAGAAATACCATTCTGTCCAGCACCTCCTTAAAATTATACCCTGGCTTGTAAAAGTACATAAACACATAATAGGCTGGCTATGCCCAGTTTTCTTTCaactggccaccatcgtatattTAAAATATCTCACCTATGCagttgctgagagttcaagtctagctcttgctggcttcctttccggctgtacgtgagaaggccttccagcaacctgtggatggctgtgtgTTTTATcatggctctgcccagttttatcccaccataatgctggccgccattgtagtataaatgaaatattcttgagcatgaacctacatgtatcttacaccTGGGTGAACCCACTTGTATCCCACATGTACACCTGGGTGAACCCACTTGTATCCTATACCAGCctgaacctacatgtatcctACACCTGGGTGAACCCACTTGTATCCTATGCCTGGGTGAGCCCACATTTATCCTATAGCTGGGGGAATCCACTTGTATCCTATGATTGGGTGAACccatttgtattttatgaagGGATGAACCCACTTGTAACCTATGCCTGGGTGACTCCACCTGTATCCCAAGCCTGGGTAAACCCACTTCTATCTTATGCCTGGGGGAACCTACTTGTGTCCTATATGTGGATGGACTCACTGTATCTTATGCCTGAGTGAACCTTATGCCTGGGTGAACCCACCTGAACCCTAATGCCCACTGGAATCTTATGCCTGGATGAACCCACTTTTATCCTATGCCTGGATGAACCCACCTGAATTCTATGCCTGGGTGAACCCTATGCCTGGGTGATTCCACTTATATCCCAAGTCTGGGTCAACCCACTTGTCTTCTATACCTGAATGAACCCACTTGTATCCTATACCTGAGTGAACCCACTTGTAGCTTATGCCTGGGTGAGCCAGCTTGTATCCTATACCTGAGTGAACCCACTGCTATCCTATGGCTGGGTGGGCCAACTTATATCCTATGCCTGGGTGAACCCACTTGTATCCTAAACCTGGGTTAACTCACTTGTATTCTATGTCTGCGAGAACCCACTTTATCCTATGCCTGGGTGAACCCACTGGAATCCTATGCCTGGGTGGGCAAGCTTGTATCCTATGCCTGGGTGAACCCACTGGAATCTTATGCCTAGATGAACCCACTTTAATCCTATGCCTGGGTGAACCCACTTGTATCCTATGCCTGGGTAAACCCACTGGAATCTTATGCCTGGATGAACCCATTTTTATCCtatgcctggaggaaacccacttGTATCCTATGCCTGGGTGAACCCACTGGAATCTTATGCCTGGATGAACCCATTTTTATCCTATTCCTGGGTAAACCCACTGGAATCTTATGCCTGGATGAACCCACTTTTATCCTATGCCCGGGTGAACTCACTGGAATCTTATGCCTGGATGAGCCCACCTGAATTCTATGCCTGGGTGGATGCACTGTATCTTATGCCTGGGTGAATCCACTTGTATCCCAAGTCTGGGTCAACCCACCTATATCCAAAGACTGGGTGAACCCACTTGTATCCCAAGCCTGGGTGAACCCACTTGTTTCTATACCTGAATGAACCCACTTGTATCCTATAAATGAGCACACTGGTAGCTTATGCCTGGGTGAGCCCACATGTACCCTATGCCTGAGTGAACCCACTGCTATCCTATGCCTGGGAAAGCCAACTTGTATCCTATACCTGAGTTAACCCACTGCTATCCTGTGCCTGGATGGGCACACTTGTATTGTATGCCAGGGTGAACCCACTTGTATCCTAAACCTGGGTTAACTCACTTGTATCCTAAACTTGGGTTAACTCAATTTTATCCTATGCCTGGGTGAACCCACTGGCATCCTATGCCTGGGTGAACCCACTTGCATCCTAAACCTGGGTTAACTCACTTGTATCCTAAACTTGGGTTAATTCAATTTTATCCTATGCCTGGGTGAACCCACTGGCATCCTATGCCTGGGTGAACCCACTGGCATCCTATGCCTGGGTGAGCCAACTTGTATTCTATGCCTGGGTGAACCTACTTGTATCCTATGGCTGGATGAACCCACTTGTGTCCTATGCCTTGGTGAACCCACCTGAATCCTATTCCCTCATGAACCCACATTTATCCTATGCCTGGGTGAACCCACTTGAATCCTATGCCTGGATGAACCCACCTGAATTCTATGTCTGGATGAACCATGAACCCATTTGCATCCATTGCCTACGTGTATCCTATACATTTAACTggaaaacacagatttaatcaaatatatattaaagAGCTCACCGAGGATCAGCTAGCACGTCATTTGCACAGCCCGGTGTAGTTATTGCTACCTTGCCTTCAAGATGACACTCAGATAGTAACTCCTTTAATCGTGGGAAAGTCGCCATTTCATCAACCAACCAGAGAACACCTGCACGTCTATCATTACACAGGTTCTTCACGTGGACTATCCCAATACGCCCAACTCCAAATACTGCAATTCCAAATCTGGGTACTCCATTCTGTAATAACAAGTACAGGATGCCATTACAGTCAATACCTGACCTTTTCTCAGGTAGACATATGGACATAAAGGTAGACACATGGACATACAGGTAGACATAAGGACATACAGGTAGAAATAAAGGGCATACAGGTAGACATAAGGACATACAGGTAGACATAAGGGcatacaggtagatacatgGACATACAGGTAGACAGGTGGACATACAGGTAGACACATGGACATACAGATAGACACATGCCTGGTGTTTGACACATAAACAGTCACAATGGATAGACTAAGAGTTCCAGACTAAGACTTAAAATTTCCAGGCTCTTCAAAGGCTCTTTCaggcttttacaatgattttaCAGGCTACTTGGAACAAATATTCTACACTTATACAGGCTTGAAGCAAAGTAAAACGATCTTAACCTATGTAAAATATGCACCACAGAGTATGAAGCATTTCAAAAGATTTAGAATAACAAATTTCTTCCACGAGAATGTCAGCTACAATGAACAATAGCTCAGGTGCGTTCTGTAGCCTTCGTGTCAAGGCTTTTCCAGGTTGAACCACAAAAACACCTGCTTTTTCAACAGCATACTTTTCAAGGCCTGgaaaaaattacttttaagtTCCAGatttttcaaggtttttaaGGCCCAAGTGTACTCTGTACACAATCTAcactttacttatttatttatttatttgattggtgtttttactcaagaatatttcacttatatgaggatgcccagcattatggtgggtggaaaccaggcacttgatttaagtacatgtattatcaaaaTGTCATTCCATAACAACATTAACAAGGTGAAGTTATTGAATTACACCTGACATACCTGTTGACTTTGGCCACTATTATACTCCATTTTCGTCCACAACTAAAagatatataaaaacacaaaaacaaacacgatTAGTTTTTACTTCATGATCTTTGCAAGGCAACATTTATTTCCCTGGATAAATCCTACGGTAAACATGAGTTTCAGGGAGCGCAACAGTCTGTATAActgaacaaatatatttcttatttGGTAAACTTACAGGGAAAGTGGCAATCTAGTTACCTTGGTAACCACAAAAAAGGCGTGACAAATTGTCAGCCTTGTATCTATGAATCCACTCCATGATTTCTCAAACCCCCATTCATAGAAATTAGTAACTGTGTCAGCGACCTAGGTTTCTGTTCAATGAGCATGAGGAATGATGCACGTGTGGTCAGCGTCATAAGGACAAACACTCCCAAAGCACGCCTCTGACCTAGGGGAAGGGAGGCTACTCCTTTGGATCTTTCAGATAACTTTGCCAGTACGGGTTATCGTCACATTAGATCGTCCAACTTAATGCCGGACAAACATTAATGTCTCTCTGGAACGTTTACGGGGAAATTACAACTTGTGAAAGCTACCTGCGTTACCAGTCTCTGGATTAAGCTCACTTCCTGACACTTATTAGTGATTTTGTGCTCGAGATCTTGTCATCTTGTGACACACTTTATCTGTCCCCGTATGACAACAAGATCGGCTAAATCTGTAGCATGATAAATGTTTGCTTCTATGGCGTTTATACAGGGACTTGAATAATTGTTGGATGCCAAAGACCCGTTCTTTTATCGAAAATCAAATCtttatttaaagtaaaatgtttaCGCCAGCTTTCCACTGCATTAGGCCTACGTACTCGACACCATAGGGTCTATCAGATTGGTTATTTCCCTTTGCATTAAATGGCGTATGTTCACACCAACCATACGACCCTCTACAGCATTGAATTAGCTCATCTCTCTATTAAGAATGGTATCTGGAAATTGCGGCTCGGTTGGCCTCAAAGTCATTACTTACCCGAACACCAGGCGTTGGTGGTGCTTTCCGAAACACCAATATGTTGATTAATCCTCTTTAGGCCTAACTCTGTTCTGTCCCCTTTAGGCCTAACTCTGTTCTGAAGGCCTGCCTCAATGATAGGCCTATCGGTACACTATCGGCGAATGTCAAACGATCCGTTTCAAGCACAAGTGATCGACTACCTTACAATACAATGCAAATGCAGCTCAAGGTCAAATGCACCAGGCTTTTGTACATAGAATTATGCTATGTGTTATCTACTAGCCACTCTTCTCACCAGCTGTCGTTAATAGCTACAGTGCCATATCATAGCCTACAACAACCCGACTTTCCGTAACATTTGGATAAAGTAATATACCTCGGATATGTCTGTTGGTGCAAAGTTTGACAACAGTCGAAAGCATATCGGGCCATCACCCTTCCGAATGTGGCCAAACGCCCCACTCAAATTCTTATGTTGAAGCAATAGGCCTATCAGACAAAGAAATGCTCACTATAAAGACTTGTCAgcctttttgtttgaaaaattgtttgaaGACAGAGATATCATccaattttgtttgaaataacTAAAAATACATTAATTGCATCGGGGATTATCTTAGTCCCAGATTGCCCATACCACTGTATTGGGAGCCGATAGGAGTCAGACAGGACAAAAGCTTTCTGGGGGATTTTAACTCACGTATGTTGTCCTTTTTCTAATTTCAGGATTTGTTTGTGATGCACCGTTCTAAAGAATCGCGACTCCAAAAATAATCACACTTGCCCGGTTTAGGCAGATATATGGCAATGCCTCTAAGCTTGGCCTGTAATGGCGACAAGTCACTGGTGGCTGGGCTAATCATTCAACCATAACGTCCAGTCGCACTGTCGTTTATTATATGCAGCCTTTTCAGTCTGAACAAGAAAAAGGGTCAAGCTTTGAGGTATAAATATAACGCTTCATCAGTTTCTGCATGTGCTTATATATGTCTCACATGACACCGACTAATTTCACAAGAAAAAGATTTGGATTCAAAATTAAAGTCAAAATTATCATATTTCCGCTTTTATCTCGCTGTtgttccgttttttttttaagttccGATTTTGCAATATGTATTGCGATATGTAAgtgcaaaatcaaattaagcTTCGGAAGAATGTAGTCACTTCTGTTATGAATTTGATCCTTATTCGAAAACGGTTTATAAAATCACCGTGTGGAAGGCGGAGGGTTAGAACACAAATTGTGTTCCTCATACAATGTATCCATTCACCTCACGCAGGCATGCCTATATATTCTATACCTATACGAAtatgatttaaatatttcaggattgtttttactttttatatttCAGCTAAACCATACCGTGTGACTTCTGACTTAATTGTAATCGTAGGAAATATGGACAGAATTCAGTATGAAATTCTACCAACCAAAGTCTGGCGAAGGATGTTATGGAATATCCAGGGCTTGCAAGCGACATacgatatacatgtgtgtgtatatatgtatacacagagagagagaggtgtTCTATCTTTGTATAATCAATGCAGTTCTTCTGTAAACTTATTTGGCTTCTTGAAAATCTACGAGTTTTATATCGCGGTATATCACCTATGTGGAATTTTGTGCCAGGTCCATTCCATAAATcataa encodes the following:
- the LOC135468987 gene encoding myo-inositol 2-dehydrogenase-like isoform X1, whose amino-acid sequence is MCSQRKPIALSLEAADKLYKKAKLKNKVLFCAFNRRHDPQLRKMHQSIKQGDIGELRMIKICSRDPPSHCNPAYMKLSGGIFLDSMVHDFDMITG
- the LOC135468987 gene encoding uncharacterized protein LOC135468987 isoform X2; amino-acid sequence: MATFPRLKELLSECHLEGKVAITTPGCANDVLADPRVTAILVCTPAPHHEALIEAALAAGAMILNYGKCISLSNKVTLESYE